In the Streptomyces sp. 3214.6 genome, GAACGGCTCCCCGAGGGAGAAACCCCAGTTCAGCGGCTCATGTGTGCCGAATCCGTTCCGGAGGTGCCTCGTGGCAGGGCGTCCGCGATTCGTTCCGCGGCCTCCAGCAACGGGATGCGGCCTACGCGGCACGTCCGGTGCGGTCCCCGCACGGGAGCGTGATCTCGGCACAAGGGGACTCGGGCGGCGGTAACCCCGCGCCGGGTATGTCATTCGGCAGGGGGTTACCGCGTGCCGGTGTGTCATTCGGCCCTGATGTCGTCCACGTACACGATGCCCTTGGTCGCCGCGCCGCTCCCATGGACGAGGTACAGATTGAACGCCGTCACCTTGGCGAGGTGAGCCGCGTCGAGCACGGCTCCGGCGTGTGCGGTGTCCCAGGGAGCGGGCGTGAACTCGCTGAAGAGTGCCCTGACCTCCTGCCCGCTCGTGTCGGTCAGCGGAACCTGGTACCAGAAATCGACTCCGCCGGCGACGATCTGGAGCGCGCCGCCGTTTGCGGAACCGTCGCCCCGCAGCCACAGCGCGAGGGACGTGAAGTCGGACCAGTCCGCGTCGACCGGCTTGCCTGTGCCGGTGTACTCGGCGACGGTGAAGTCGTACGCGTAGGCCAGTCCGTAGGAGCCCGAGGACTTGTGGTCGGCCGACAGGGTGAGGGTGTGGGAGTTGACATGGGTGTACGCCTCGCTCAGGGCGACATCGTCTCCGGCGTATCCCTCGAAGTCGTCGACCCAGCCGGCAGGCAGCGGTTGGACCTCGGCGAGGAGGACCACGGCCGAGTCGGTGAGCGTCTTGCCGTCCACCCGCGCGCTCACGGTGAGGGTCACCGAGCGGTTGTTCCGCGTGGCCGGGTCGATCGACCAGTCGCCCGAGTAGAAGCCGTCGGCGTCGAGGCGTAGCCGTCTGGCGCGTCCGCCGTTCACGGAATAGGTGACCCGGCTCGCCCTCGCGGGTGTGACACGCACCCGGACGGTGGTCTTGGAGGCCGTTACGCGCTGCCGGTCCGTAGGGGTCACGAGGTGCAGGAACGGGGCGTTCCTGACAGCGGTGGTGCGAGCGGAGTACACCCCCCGGAGATCGGCGGCGAACAGGGTGTAGGGGTCCTGGTGGTAGGCGACGAAGTCCGGCAGCAGGACGTGGCCCGGGTATGGGACATAAGCACGTTTGGTGCCCCCGAAGTTGGCCCAGGTGAGCATGTACGTCATCTGACGGGCCAGCGGGTCCGCCTGGATGGCCTGCGACAGCTGGGTGAACCACTGAAGGTTGCGGACCTCGGTGCCGCCCTCCCCGAACTCGGTGAAGGCCGGAGCCTTGCCTCGCTCGTTCGCCAGCCGGACCACCATCGCCAGATCCTTCACCACACCGTCCAGCCAGGGGGTCGGTCCGGCGTTTTCGTCGTAGGAGTCGTAGCCGAGGACATCGACGAAACGGTCGCCGGGGTAGGTCTTCAGGTAGCCGGCCGGGTCGCCTCCGAAACTCGAGTTGGGCGAGTAGGCGTAGAGCAGGTTGTGGACGCCCCTGGTGTCGCGCAGGTACTCGACGGTGTAGCGGAACAGCTCGATGAACTCGGCCGAGGTGGTGTGGCCGGCGCCCCACCAGAACCAGGCTCCGTTGTTCTCGTGGAAGGGGCGGAAGACGACCGGGATCGCGGTGCCGTCCGGCCGTCGTGCGCCCTTGACCGCCTTCGCGATGCGGTCGAGGAAGGCGTTGAAGTCCGCGTGTTTCGCGCCTCCGGGAAGGATCTGGCTGACCACTCGCCCCGTTGTGTCGTAGAAGTTCTCGCCGGTGACGAAGTTCGGCATGTGAGCGCTGAGGGTGTTGATCCCGCCGCGTGCGTCCCCCTGCCGGATGCACCGGCTGAGCGCGGCGATGTTCTCGGCTTCGGTCCCGCCCTCGACGCCGGGGCGTTCGTCGCCGTCGAGGATGAGCGTGTCCCAGCCGAAGACCGCGGGGTAGTCGTCCACCGCCGCCCTGGTGTCGGACGCCTTGCCGTCGGGGGTGGTGAAAGTGAAGCCATAGGTGAGGTCGTGCTGGTGACCGAACAGGATGCCTTTGCCCTGCTGCCGCTTCAGGTACGCGAACAGCGCGCGGGTGGCGGGGGTCGCCTTGACGTCGACGATCCGGACCGGCGCCGGCGCGCCGGCGAGCGCAGTCGGGGAGGTCGCCGCGGCGGCCACCGATCTCCGGGTGCCGGCTGCCGCGGCGACCGTGGCGCCGAGGAGGATGAACGTGCGACGGTTCAGGGGAGAGCTGGGCATGTGTGTCTCCGTTTGACGTGGCGATCTCTCGCCAGGGCGAGGTGACCCCCCCGGGGGGCCGGGGTGCCCCGCCCCGAGGGGTGTCGTGGTCCGCCCCCGTCGGCGGCGCCAGGCGTCGTCAGGCACGGCGCTTGTCGCCGTAGTCGTATGCCGGGCCGGGGGTACTCGGGTAGCTGTGGACAGGCGGCTGCTCGGCCTGCTCAGTCGGCCGTCGAACAGTCGTCGCACTCCGGGGGACGAGCCGTCTTCCACTCGCAGGTCTGCGACCCAGAGCCGTGACCCCGGCCCGGACTGCTTCGTGGCGCCTCGCGCGGACCCGTTGCAGGTGCAGCGCTGGAGGAAGAGGAACAGGAAGACGACGAGCGTGGGCACGATGCGAGGACTGTCTCGGCCGTGAGGTCATCCCCGTGGGCTCCGAAGGGGATGACGAGTCGGAGCGACACTGGTCGCCGCTGCCCTGAGCATCCAGGGTCTGTAGGTCACTTGTGGGGGGTCCTTCCCGTGACGCGGTCGGCTGCAGGTAGATGGGGTCCTGGTCAGGGACATCCGCAACGCACGACACACGTGTGCTTCAAGTGGCGCTATTCGACTAGAGGTTGGGGAAAAAAGAAAGGCTAAGCGGCTCGCGAGACTCAGGCGCACCCTCCCGGTGATCGGCGACACCACGCGGCGCTCCCCCCTGTAACTAACTTTAATGTTACTAACTGTGATGTTAGTATCTGTGGGGTTGCGTGGCACTGAGGAGGCGGCGGCATGGCAGATTTCGTGGGCAGGCGGCACGAACTCGAGACGCTGGATCGCGAGCTCGGCAAGGTGGCGGCCGGGGTCGGTGGGGAGCGGCCCGGGCGGTGCGTGATGCTTCGAGGGCGCCGCCGGGTGGGTAAGTCGCGGTTGGTGGAGCGGTTCGCCGAGAGGTCCGGTGCGCCGTTCCTCTTCTACGCCGCCACAGGGGCGTCGCCGGGGGCGGACCTGGAGCGGCTCAGCCAGGATGCCCAGTCGTCCAGCCTTCCGCTGGCGAATCTGCTGTCCGCGGCCCGCCCGGCGAGTTGGGATGCGGCCTTCGACGTACTGGCGGCGGCACTGCCGCACGACCGGGCGAGCGTGGTGGTCATGGACGAGGTGCCCTATTTGATGGATGCGGAGGGCGCCTTCGAGGGCATGCTTCAGCGGGCCTGGGACCGTGTGCTGGAGAAGAAGCCGGTTCTGCTCGTTCTCATCGGTTCCGACCTGTCGATGATGGAGGCGCTGAACAGCTATGGACGCCCGTTCCACCAGCGCGGACGGGAGATGGTGCTGGGTCCGCTCAACCCGGCGGAGGTGGGCGAGATGCTCGGCCTCGATCCTGCTTCGGCCTTCGACGCGGCCTTGATCAC is a window encoding:
- a CDS encoding glycosyl hydrolase, whose translation is MPSSPLNRRTFILLGATVAAAAGTRRSVAAAATSPTALAGAPAPVRIVDVKATPATRALFAYLKRQQGKGILFGHQHDLTYGFTFTTPDGKASDTRAAVDDYPAVFGWDTLILDGDERPGVEGGTEAENIAALSRCIRQGDARGGINTLSAHMPNFVTGENFYDTTGRVVSQILPGGAKHADFNAFLDRIAKAVKGARRPDGTAIPVVFRPFHENNGAWFWWGAGHTTSAEFIELFRYTVEYLRDTRGVHNLLYAYSPNSSFGGDPAGYLKTYPGDRFVDVLGYDSYDENAGPTPWLDGVVKDLAMVVRLANERGKAPAFTEFGEGGTEVRNLQWFTQLSQAIQADPLARQMTYMLTWANFGGTKRAYVPYPGHVLLPDFVAYHQDPYTLFAADLRGVYSARTTAVRNAPFLHLVTPTDRQRVTASKTTVRVRVTPARASRVTYSVNGGRARRLRLDADGFYSGDWSIDPATRNNRSVTLTVSARVDGKTLTDSAVVLLAEVQPLPAGWVDDFEGYAGDDVALSEAYTHVNSHTLTLSADHKSSGSYGLAYAYDFTVAEYTGTGKPVDADWSDFTSLALWLRGDGSANGGALQIVAGGVDFWYQVPLTDTSGQEVRALFSEFTPAPWDTAHAGAVLDAAHLAKVTAFNLYLVHGSGAATKGIVYVDDIRAE